The Nitrospira sp. genomic interval CCGGCCACTACAAGCGCTCAAAGTATCTGGCCGAGCAGGAAGTCCTGAAGCTGGCCCAACAGGGGCTGCCGGTGGTGATCGTGAATCCCAGCGCGCCCGTCGGCGAAGGCGACGTGAAACCCACCCCCACCGGGCAGATGATTGTCGAGTTCATGAAAGGCCGCATGCCGGCCTATATTGAGACGGGCATGAACATCGTCGATGTGGATGATGTCGCCGCCGGCCATCTCCTCGCCATGCAGAAAGGTCGAATCGGCGAACGCTATATTCTCGGCACGAAGAATCTGATGTTGCGGGAAGTCTTCGAGATCTTGAGTTGCTTGACCGGCGTCAACATGCCAACCGTGAAGCTCCCGCGGGAGCTCATTCTCCCGTTGGCCTACCTGAATCTGGCCTTCTCCTGGGTGACCGGCATTCCCCCGCGCATTCCGCTGGAAGGGGTGAAGATGGCCAAGTACAAGATGCACTACGATTGCAGCAAAGCGATCCGCGAACTCGGGATCCCGCAAACACCGCCGGAAGTCGCGCTCGAAAAAGCGGTGCGATGGTTCCGCGATCACCATTACGCCTGAGGCTCCGCCACTGTGGAGTACGTCACCCTCTTCTTCAAAACTATCCTCTTTCGTCCCTACGTCTTCGCCTTCCTGGCGGCCTTTCTCTTTGCCGCGATCCAACTGATCGGCTGGCCGCGAACCTGGCGCTTCTGGCTGATCAGCTGGGCGACAGCCTTCATCTGCGAGTACTCCTCGACGCGCAACGGCATTCCCTTCGGCTGGTACCACTACAACGGTTCGACGCTTGGACAGGAACTGTATTTTTCCAACATCCCGTTCATGGATTCGATCTCGTTCAGTTTTCTGCTCTACGCCGCCTATTGCGTGGCGCTCTGTCTCTTGCTGCCGATCGATCGCACCGCCGCCTCCGCGCTGCCTCTGAGATCCCTGCGCCTGGACATCAACACACGCACAAGCTGGCGTCTCTGGATTCTGACAGCGCTGCTATTCGCCTTCATCGATATGGTCATCGACCCGGTCGCGCTCCGCGGTGATCGCTGGTTCCTCGGCAAGATCTACTACTACCCTGATCCCGGCTGGCACTTCGGTGTGCCCTTCGCCAACTACGTCGGCTGGGCCGTCGTCGGACTGATTTCGCTCGCCATCTACTTTCCCCTCGACCGCCGGTTGCCCGCGCTGAATTCCTTCCCCTCGGCCGCCACCACGCTCAAGCTCCTGCTTGGAGTCGGTCTCTACTACGGAGTCTTGGTCTTCAACCTCGCGATGACCTTCTGGATCGGCGAGTCCTTCATGGGGTTGAGCGGCTTGCTCATGCATGTGCCGGTGCTCATCCTGCTCGCATCTCGCCTGGTCGAGACATCGCAGCGCCCTGTCGCCTCGTAGTCGTTGGCAATTCTCCGGCAGACTTTGTATAGTGACTTGCTCGTATGAAAGCCAAACTCATCGGTACGATCTTGATCCTGGTTGTCGGCGGACTGGCGTTGTTGGGCTGGTTCGGCTATCAATCTTTTACGACCGGATTCAGCGCCAAAGCCGAACCCAATCCGCTTGAAGTCTTACTGGCGCGGCAAGTCCGCTACCTGGCCATTCCGCTTGAGCACCGCAACAAGCCGAATCCTGTGCCGGTCACCCCGGACGTGGTGCAGGATGGATTGGCCCACTTTGCCGATCACTGCGCCACCTGCCATGCGAACGACGGCAGCGGCCAAACGCCGATCGGCAAGAATGTCTATCCGAAAGCGCCGGATCTGCGCGAATCACCGACCCAGACCATGTCGGACGGCGAACTCTTCTGGGTGATTCATAACGGGATTCGTTTTACCGCTATGCCGGCCTGGGGCGAAGGCGACCCGGAGCAGGATTTAGATAGCTGGAAGCTGGTACATTTCATTCGCCATTTGCCCAAACTCACACCTCATGAACTGGACACGATGAAGTCGCTGAATCCGAAGTCCCAGCATGCGGCGGACGAGGAAGCGGCCTTCGATAAATTTCTTCAAGGCGATGACTCGGCTGCCACGACAGCAGGGTCCGGTCATCATCATTAATACTTTTCATAAGGAGCTGGCACCGACCATGGTACGACACCTTCTATTGGCCTTCGCGCTCGTGTTCACGTCCTCCGCGGCCTGGGCCCACGGGTCGGGCCAGCATGTGCTGGGCACCGTCACGGCGATCGACGGTACCCACATCGAAGTCAAAACTCCCAAGGGGAAAGTGGTCTCGGTGACGCTGACCAAACAAACCCACTTCAAGGCCAAGGGCAATCCGTCGTCGACGGAACTCCCTGCGATCGGCGACCGTGTGGTGATCGAAGCGACCAAGGACAAAAAAACGTTGACGGCAACGGAAGTGCATTACTCTGCGGCGAAAAAAGTGGCACCGCCGCAGGCGCCTGCGGCGCAATAGAGGCTCCGCCCGGCATGGAGAGGATTCAGATATCCCGATTCGCGCAGGCCTCCCCCTTCCACGGCGGGCTGCGGGCCGCGCTCACCCGCGTGATCACGACCGGCATTGCGGTCTTTCTGGCCGTAGCCATCGTGCCCGGCATCGAAGCCGCGACGTTGACCGCGGGCGTGGCCGCCGTCCTGGTGCTGACGTTTTTGAATCTCATCCTGCGCCCGATTCTCTTGATCCTCACGCTCCCGCTGATCGTCCTGTCTCTAGGACTGTTCCTCGTGGTGGTGAATGCCCTGCTTCTGGAATTCACCGCCTACCTCGTGAAAGATTTTACCGTGTCGGGATTCTGGCCGGCCGTCGGCGGTGCGCTGGTCATCAGCATCGTCACCAGCCTCTTGAACATGCGCCGACTCGAACCGCCGCCGGTTGAGCAAGTCATCGTCGAACGCCGGGCTCCGAAGATTATCAATCCAGACTGAACTATCTATACCCGTGTCATTGCATCACCCCTCCATCGTTGCTAGAATGCGATCCCTTAATCGAGAACGCTACCCATGACCATGCCTGCGACACAATCGAAACAGAACGCTGAAACCCATCTGCAACGGACGTTGAATACCGCCCTGAATGAACTCGGGACGGATTCGGCGCTCGCCGCCATCTTCCACCAGGATCAAGGGCCGCTCGTCAGCCATGCCGCCCGCGGCTTTACCCCGCGCGACGTGCAAGCCATTTTACGGACGCTCTCAACCCAGGCTGCGATCCAATCCATACCGAACGATCAGGAAGCCGGGCGCACCATCCGATTGCGGCTCATTACGCCTGGCGCCAAGTCGCTCCTCGGCATGCCGCTCCGCCATCGCCAGCGCACCTACGGTTTTCTTGTTATCGCCCGAAAAGAAAATGCCACCTTCGCCAAGAAGGAAAAAGGCCTGATTGAACAGGCCGGCGACGACATCACGAAGGCATTGGAGCGCGAAGGCCTGTTCGACATGAATGTGGTGCTTAGCCGCCCCTATGTGTCTCGCGAGCCGGCACCGGCCGCTCCGGCGGTCGCGGAAATGTTTGCCGCACCGACCGCGCAATTCACGCCTGAGTTGGAAGAAAAAATCATCAAGGTGCTGGAAGAAGCGAGCCAGTACACGACGTATGACCGGGCCTGGGCCTGTTATTACGATCCCCTCGCGGGCAGCATGGAAGTGCTCGGCGTGGCCGGCGATCAGAAGAGCGAGAAGGACAGCAAGAAGGACATGCGCGCCGGGCACCGGCTCACACTCGATAGCTCGGCCTCCGGCTGGGCCGTCAGGCACCGGAAGCCTCGTGTCGACCATGACCTGGCCTCGACCCAAGGGCGCTTCCTCGATCATAAGCATCTGTATAAAGAACGGTTCGTCTCCTCTCTCGTGGTTCCATTCTTTGTCCGCGGGCAAGTCGGCGGAACGCTGACGCTCGGGTCAAAAGAGGCAGGGCGCTACCAAGCCACTGACGCCCGCACATTGGAACCGATCATCCTGAAGCTCGCCGACCTCCTCCAAGCGCCACCAGCCCCGGTCGTAGCCCCGGTGGCCCAGCCGGAGGCCGGATCCGACAACGCCGTCGTCCCCGATGCGGCGCCGACGATTTTGGAGCCGGTGATCCGCAAGCAGGAGCGGCAGGCAGCCATCGGAGAGTTCAGCGCCTTCCTTGCCACGGAAATCCGGGAGCCGATCGGAGCCATCCGTTCCCAGCTGGAAGAAGTGACCGCCGAAGGCATTCTTGATTTTGATCCGCAAACCCGCGTCGAAAACGCCATGCGTGATTTGATCCGGGTCGAAGCCATTCTGAACGAAATTCTCGATTTCGCGAAGCCGCTTGAGCTGAACCGGCGCCTCTGCCGCATTCCCGAAGTGCTCGAGAGTGCATTAGTGGTGGTGGGTACCGATCTGGAAGTCACCCGCATTCAGGTCACGAAAGACTACGCGACGCAAATCGCTCCGGTGCGCGGCGATGAAGCGAAACTCCAGCAGGTCTTCCTGAGTATCTTCAAGAATGCCGGCGAGGCCATGACGCCCGGCGGTCACTTACATATTCAAGTCACCCAGCATCGCGCCGGCCGCGGTATTGAAGTGCAGATCCTGATCAAGAACGACGGCGCCCCTATTCCGGCTGAAATTCTCGACAAGGTCTTCGAACCGTTCTTTACGACGAAGCGGTCCGGAACCGGCTTGGGCCTCGCAACCGTCAAGAAAATCATCGAAGAGCATGGCGGATCGATTGCCATTGCCAGCGCCCCCGGCGAAGGCACCACGCTGACGATTCGCCTCCCCGGCGTGAGCCGAGGACCGGCTTTCCGCCATCGCGGGCGGGGCCGGAGACCGGCTCGGAGACCTACGGCCTAGCCTCCTCTCCTGGCCGCAACAGCCATCTCCTCGTCGGCAGATGGCCGTTGCTCAGACCTGGCGACACTTTTCAGTAGGATAGTTCCCCCGCGCCATAATTCTTGGCCTCGCTTTCTCGCTTGACAGAGATACCCCCCCATCGCTATGATCGCCCCCACTTGATTCGGCCTAAGAAATTTACTGTTTTTAAACGTATTTTTCCCAGTCACCATTTTCAAAGGAGTAGGGTATGAAGCTCGTACTCGGCACTATTGCGACCTTGTCCGGTGTGCTTTTCACGTTGTCGCTGGCCTCGGCCAACCCCGCGTTGCTCCCCAAGCATGAGGGCTATCCGATGAAGAACAGCGGCAGCCCCGTCACTGGCCAACCAACGGCCAATGATCCAGGCCAGTCCGATGCCCGTGGCGAAGCCACATTGTTGAAATCTGCCGACTCCATCAAGCACAGCCAGCAGAATCTGACCAAGACCGACAATGCCCGGATCACCGAGGGACAGGGCGCAGGCCGTCTCCCGAACGTGCAAGGGCCACAGATTAAGATTGCGCCTCCGGTGACCTCCGCCACCAAGATCGGCGCCGATCGCAAAATCGAGTAGCCAGCTTTTAGTGTGTCACGGAACGGGGTCGTCGTAGCAATACGGCGGCCCCGTTTCTTTTCCACCTATCATCATTTGTGCATGCGCTCTTCGCCCCTTCCACGCTACTCTCTGTTTCGCCTCGTCCCCGCCTTCAAAGCCGCTTGCAACCGAAACCGCCAGAGCTTCGTGGCCCACACACCCGCATAGTCGACGCCGATTCTCGGAAGCGCTGCCACCTGCCGCCGCAAGATCCGGCTTCCCCGATCCTCAAACCATAGAGATTCCTGAATCGTCAGATCGATCCGATTCAAGCTCCGGTCAATCCGCAAAGCCCGACAGAGCCGCCCGGGACCATCGATCAGCACTCCATCAACTTCGATCGCCCGAATCAGCACTGCCGCAGGAAACTCCTCCCGTTCCGTGACGACATTCAAACAATGATACATCCCGTAGATCAGATAGACGTAGGCCATGCCGCTTGGACCGAACATCACTTCGGTTCTTTGCGTTCTCCCTTTCGCCGCATGACAAGCCTTATCCCGTGGACCGACATAGGCCTCGACTTCGATAATCTTTCCCGCGATCTCACGCCCGTCAATGAGCCGGACGAGATACTTGCCAAGGAGAGACCGCGCCACGGCAAGAGTCGAACGATTGAAATAGTCTCGCGGGAGAAGCTTATGTCTTGTAGTCATGTGGTCTAGCTATACAGTTGCTCAAAACGCTCTTCCAACAAGGCCGCAGGCGACGCACGAACCGGAAGCGTACCTTCTGGGGTACGTTGAGGATTTGTGCAAGCCGAGAACGCCGTTGGAGAGCGTTTTCAGCAACCTGTCAGAAGTACCAGGCTAGGCCGCCCATAAAAGTCCGCGGATTCCCTGGCACAAAGTGAATATCGTTGACGGCCGCCCCTTCGTTGCGCAACTGAGAGGAAAACGCAAAGGTCGCCTGTTCCCATTTAGTATTAAACAGATTCTGGATGAATAGAAACGCCTCCATTCGTCCATGAGGCAGCTTGATCGGCAATTGATAACGCTCCGACAGATCGAAATCGATCCAGGCCGGCGACTTGACGCTACGATCTTCTATCAAGGGCCGCACCCCGAGATAGGTTGCCTGTAGTTGTGAGGTCAGGCCGTCCGGCCATTTCAAGAGGAGCGCTCCGTAGGCAGTTACTTCAGGAGCCAGGGGAATGGCATCGCCGTTGCGGAATTCCGCCTTGGTCCAGGTCACACTCCCGTTGAAGTACAGCGGCCCCCACACCTGCCCTCGGGCAGCGACTTCCACGCCTTCCCGTCTGGTCGCCCCGCGAATCTCCGTCGTGCCTTCGTCGCCGACAAAGACGAGTTCCGATTTCAGATCCAGCCGCCAGAGCGTCGCAATCAATTCCACGCCGTCGTCGCCGAATGGCTTTGATCGCACGCCTACTTCATAACTCCTGGCCCGCGCAAGCGGCGAGGAGCCCGGCGCTACGGCCGACCGCGCATCGTTGCTATGATACCCCTCCCCGTAATTGGCGAAAAGCTCGGTGCTCGCCCAGGGACCCAGAATGACGTTCATCTTGGGCAGGACGACGCCGGAACTCTTCCGACCGGCCGGTTGCTCCGCACAAGTCGCGCAACGGTTACGGACATCGAAGGCAAACGTTTCACCGCGAAGACCGCCGGCCAGGCGCAGCCAATCCGTCGGCTGCACCTCAGCTTTGACAAAAGGCGCGTAGGAGGCTTCCAGAATGTCGGTATCGGTCGTCGTACCGGTCATCACGCGCGTCGTCTGCGTGCCGAGCTTGGCATGGATGTCGTCTACCCGGGCTTGAAAGCCGATCGTTCCGATGCTGGGGAGGCCGAACACTTCACCTCGCTGCTTGTACCCGAAGTCGCCCCCATACATGACACGGCGGTCAGATTGGACAATTCCATCGCCATTCACCGGATCGTTTTGGAAGAACGTAAAGTTCGTATAGAGATCAAGTTGATAGTGTTGGGCGTAAGCATTGGCAAAAAACTGGCCGCCGGACAGCGTGTCGTAGTGATAATTTAACTTGGCCGTGCTGCGCATGGTTTTTCCGCCTTCCGACGGATCGATCGCCCCGAAACGATCGAGCGTTCCGTCATGAACGGCGCGCAATGGGATTTCGCCGGAGGCATTCCACTGCGCTTTATGATAGGTACCGGTGATGCTCAGCTCATCGCGCCCGGTGAGGTTCGTGGTCAGTTTCCCGAAGAGATTGGCGCGGAAATATCGGTTGTCGCTCTGGAACGGACCGTTGGTGTAATAACCCTCCGCCGCAATGAGCGTGCGGATCTTCTCTGTCGTCGGCGAGAACATCAGAAGATTTCGAGTGGTACTGAACTGTCCGCCCGCCGACTGGACCACACCCTCCTTGACCACATCGCGCGTGCGGAAGTTCACTGCCCCGGCTGTCGCAAAATCGCCGTACTCCGGCAGATAAGCCCCCTTGTTCACGTCCAGGCC includes:
- a CDS encoding TonB-dependent receptor plug domain-containing protein is translated as MRRIVVAVMVMCVSVSSIERATAHDPDVPELEVPEVSVIGERPVAASSQQFIPDKEYLLQPQGRPAQVLRLIPGFLAVEHSGGAGKADQYFLRGFDADHGTDVAFFADGMPINLRSHGHGQGYTDLNFIIPETIEGLDVNKGAYLPEYGDFATAGAVNFRTRDVVKEGVVQSAGGQFSTTRNLLMFSPTTEKIRTLIAAEGYYTNGPFQSDNRYFRANLFGKLTTNLTGRDELSITGTYHKAQWNASGEIPLRAVHDGTLDRFGAIDPSEGGKTMRSTAKLNYHYDTLSGGQFFANAYAQHYQLDLYTNFTFFQNDPVNGDGIVQSDRRVMYGGDFGYKQRGEVFGLPSIGTIGFQARVDDIHAKLGTQTTRVMTGTTTDTDILEASYAPFVKAEVQPTDWLRLAGGLRGETFAFDVRNRCATCAEQPAGRKSSGVVLPKMNVILGPWASTELFANYGEGYHSNDARSAVAPGSSPLARARSYEVGVRSKPFGDDGVELIATLWRLDLKSELVFVGDEGTTEIRGATRREGVEVAARGQVWGPLYFNGSVTWTKAEFRNGDAIPLAPEVTAYGALLLKWPDGLTSQLQATYLGVRPLIEDRSVKSPAWIDFDLSERYQLPIKLPHGRMEAFLFIQNLFNTKWEQATFAFSSQLRNEGAAVNDIHFVPGNPRTFMGGLAWYF
- a CDS encoding NAD-dependent epimerase/dehydratase family protein encodes the protein MKALVTGATGFVGAAVVRALIKAGVEVRVLARRDSDFSNLQQFKIDGAYGDLRDKESLRKALIGCQQLYHVAAHYALWARNPAIFYDVNVTGTKNLLEAARDVGTERIVYCSTIGAIGLPPGGGLGTEDTPVSLEQMAGHYKRSKYLAEQEVLKLAQQGLPVVIVNPSAPVGEGDVKPTPTGQMIVEFMKGRMPAYIETGMNIVDVDDVAAGHLLAMQKGRIGERYILGTKNLMLREVFEILSCLTGVNMPTVKLPRELILPLAYLNLAFSWVTGIPPRIPLEGVKMAKYKMHYDCSKAIRELGIPQTPPEVALEKAVRWFRDHHYA
- a CDS encoding carotenoid biosynthesis protein, whose product is MEYVTLFFKTILFRPYVFAFLAAFLFAAIQLIGWPRTWRFWLISWATAFICEYSSTRNGIPFGWYHYNGSTLGQELYFSNIPFMDSISFSFLLYAAYCVALCLLLPIDRTAASALPLRSLRLDINTRTSWRLWILTALLFAFIDMVIDPVALRGDRWFLGKIYYYPDPGWHFGVPFANYVGWAVVGLISLAIYFPLDRRLPALNSFPSAATTLKLLLGVGLYYGVLVFNLAMTFWIGESFMGLSGLLMHVPVLILLASRLVETSQRPVAS
- a CDS encoding phage holin family protein yields the protein MERIQISRFAQASPFHGGLRAALTRVITTGIAVFLAVAIVPGIEAATLTAGVAAVLVLTFLNLILRPILLILTLPLIVLSLGLFLVVVNALLLEFTAYLVKDFTVSGFWPAVGGALVISIVTSLLNMRRLEPPPVEQVIVERRAPKIINPD
- a CDS encoding ATP-binding protein, producing the protein MTMPATQSKQNAETHLQRTLNTALNELGTDSALAAIFHQDQGPLVSHAARGFTPRDVQAILRTLSTQAAIQSIPNDQEAGRTIRLRLITPGAKSLLGMPLRHRQRTYGFLVIARKENATFAKKEKGLIEQAGDDITKALEREGLFDMNVVLSRPYVSREPAPAAPAVAEMFAAPTAQFTPELEEKIIKVLEEASQYTTYDRAWACYYDPLAGSMEVLGVAGDQKSEKDSKKDMRAGHRLTLDSSASGWAVRHRKPRVDHDLASTQGRFLDHKHLYKERFVSSLVVPFFVRGQVGGTLTLGSKEAGRYQATDARTLEPIILKLADLLQAPPAPVVAPVAQPEAGSDNAVVPDAAPTILEPVIRKQERQAAIGEFSAFLATEIREPIGAIRSQLEEVTAEGILDFDPQTRVENAMRDLIRVEAILNEILDFAKPLELNRRLCRIPEVLESALVVVGTDLEVTRIQVTKDYATQIAPVRGDEAKLQQVFLSIFKNAGEAMTPGGHLHIQVTQHRAGRGIEVQILIKNDGAPIPAEILDKVFEPFFTTKRSGTGLGLATVKKIIEEHGGSIAIASAPGEGTTLTIRLPGVSRGPAFRHRGRGRRPARRPTA
- a CDS encoding DNA-3-methyladenine glycosylase, which gives rise to MTTRHKLLPRDYFNRSTLAVARSLLGKYLVRLIDGREIAGKIIEVEAYVGPRDKACHAAKGRTQRTEVMFGPSGMAYVYLIYGMYHCLNVVTEREEFPAAVLIRAIEVDGVLIDGPGRLCRALRIDRSLNRIDLTIQESLWFEDRGSRILRRQVAALPRIGVDYAGVWATKLWRFRLQAALKAGTRRNRE
- a CDS encoding cytochrome c, coding for MKAKLIGTILILVVGGLALLGWFGYQSFTTGFSAKAEPNPLEVLLARQVRYLAIPLEHRNKPNPVPVTPDVVQDGLAHFADHCATCHANDGSGQTPIGKNVYPKAPDLRESPTQTMSDGELFWVIHNGIRFTAMPAWGEGDPEQDLDSWKLVHFIRHLPKLTPHELDTMKSLNPKSQHAADEEAAFDKFLQGDDSAATTAGSGHHH
- a CDS encoding DUF5666 domain-containing protein, with translation MVRHLLLAFALVFTSSAAWAHGSGQHVLGTVTAIDGTHIEVKTPKGKVVSVTLTKQTHFKAKGNPSSTELPAIGDRVVIEATKDKKTLTATEVHYSAAKKVAPPQAPAAQ